In a single window of the Leptolyngbya ohadii IS1 genome:
- a CDS encoding transposase has protein sequence MEQRLLDRLLEVCKQKGWLKERGKQRTDSTHVLAAIRTLNRLESIGEALRAALNAIATVEPEWLKNWVPQEWFERYGRPVEEYRLPKGQEARQSYAETIGKDGMMLLEQIWSADAPSYLREIPVLKYLRQAWVHQFWVDNGSLRLRSAKDLPPVGKRSDSPYDPEARYGNKRSSTWTGYKVHLTETCDADAVHLITNVVTTPANITDIEQTEPIHHSLQAKQLLPEVHLVDAGYIDSGLLIISRKQHNIELIGPMRPNGSWQAKETEAYDLSQFRINWNTKRAICPQGKRSKSWTPTKDAWSNAIIYVKFSRTHCRLCEHRTQCTRCKTEPRSLTVRPKAEHQLLQTMRQEQETSQWQLRYNQRAGNERHRRKRTVYHFAPLARFAARLRSTAPFGRCVLKTQQAAGNQTRRD, from the coding sequence ATGGAGCAACGCCTGCTCGATCGGCTGCTAGAGGTGTGCAAGCAAAAGGGCTGGCTGAAGGAACGCGGGAAGCAACGCACCGATTCGACCCATGTTCTTGCTGCCATTCGGACGTTGAATCGGTTGGAGAGCATCGGGGAAGCCCTCAGAGCAGCCCTCAATGCGATCGCTACGGTAGAACCAGAGTGGCTGAAAAACTGGGTGCCCCAGGAATGGTTTGAGCGCTATGGACGACCCGTGGAGGAGTATCGTCTGCCCAAAGGTCAGGAGGCGCGCCAAAGTTATGCAGAGACCATAGGAAAGGATGGGATGATGTTGTTAGAGCAAATCTGGTCAGCCGATGCCCCTAGCTACCTGAGAGAAATCCCAGTTCTGAAGTATCTGCGGCAAGCTTGGGTTCATCAGTTTTGGGTAGACAATGGCAGCTTACGCTTGCGAAGCGCAAAAGACCTTCCGCCTGTGGGAAAGCGATCTGATTCTCCTTACGACCCTGAAGCTCGCTACGGGAACAAGCGGTCGAGCACATGGACCGGATATAAAGTACATCTCACTGAAACTTGTGATGCAGATGCAGTACATTTAATCACAAATGTCGTTACAACACCTGCGAACATTACAGATATTGAACAAACAGAACCGATACATCATAGCTTGCAAGCAAAACAACTGTTGCCTGAAGTTCATTTAGTTGATGCTGGTTATATAGACAGTGGATTGTTGATTATAAGCCGGAAGCAACATAACATTGAATTGATCGGACCAATGCGTCCGAACGGGAGTTGGCAAGCAAAAGAAACGGAAGCCTATGACCTGAGCCAGTTTAGGATTAATTGGAATACGAAGAGAGCGATTTGCCCTCAAGGAAAACGGAGCAAGAGCTGGACACCCACAAAGGATGCTTGGAGCAATGCTATTATCTACGTCAAGTTCTCCCGTACGCATTGTCGCTTGTGCGAGCATCGGACGCAGTGTACTCGTTGCAAAACAGAACCCCGTAGCCTAACAGTACGACCAAAAGCGGAACATCAATTGCTACAAACTATGCGTCAAGAGCAAGAGACTTCCCAATGGCAACTGCGATATAACCAGCGAGCAGGAAATGAACGTCACCGCCGCAAGCGGACGGTGTATCACTTCGCTCCACTCGCACGCTTCGCGGCTCGACTCCGCTCAACAGCACCCTTCGGACGCTGTGTTCTCAAAACGCAGCAAGCTGCGGGGAATCAGACCCGAAGAGATTGA
- a CDS encoding transposase, with product MSLHPRPIDPIPEATARIARQAFPKGNRYILLRDELGTIYADAEFASLFSVHGQSAISPWRLALICVMQFLEDLTDRQAADAVRSRIDWKYLLSLELGDPGFDFSVLCEFRNRIITG from the coding sequence ATGTCGTTGCATCCTCGACCGATTGACCCGATTCCTGAAGCCACTGCTCGTATTGCTCGCCAAGCGTTTCCCAAAGGTAATCGTTACATCCTGCTGCGCGATGAGTTAGGTACGATTTATGCTGATGCAGAGTTTGCTTCCCTGTTTTCTGTTCACGGACAATCCGCGATCAGTCCCTGGCGACTAGCTCTGATTTGTGTGATGCAATTTCTGGAGGATTTGACTGACCGCCAAGCGGCTGATGCCGTTCGTAGTCGCATTGATTGGAAGTATTTGCTGAGCTTGGAGTTGGGCGATCCGGGTTTTGACTTTTCGGTACTATGCGAGTTTCGCAATCGTATTATTACAGGGTAG